The following are encoded together in the Drosophila sechellia strain sech25 chromosome 3R, ASM438219v1, whole genome shotgun sequence genome:
- the LOC6613777 gene encoding uncharacterized protein LOC6613777 isoform X1 has product MLRTISICVLIVFSGAIMAEGKPFLIKVFAPSGGYSSASYQNAVGASPVTSQLISSLISSKIQLLNNVLQTKSSSGGFRIGFNKSVNFFGPTSATSTTEKPVTHHTTEVNTDFTPDESSRTTQLFYSTTTESSVETPIPTIHPEPPASTTSVITIESTTSVTQPPILTTAKSGYSYRTPTTLTH; this is encoded by the exons ATGCTGAGAACTATATCGATTTGTGTGCTCATCGTCTTCAGTGGGGCCATCATGGCAGAAGGAAAACCTTTCCTTATTAAGGTTTTCGCTCCCAGCGGTG GCTACTCCAGTGCCAGTTACCAGAATGCAGTGGGAGCATCGCCTGTCACCAGTCAGCTTATCTCTAGTCTTATCTCATCAAAAATTCAACTGTTGAACAACGTGCTACAGACCAAGTCTTCTTCCGGGGGCTTCCGCATTGGTTTCAATAAGTCTGTAAATTTCTTTGGCCCCACTAGCGCCACGAGCACCACCGAAAAGCCTGTGACCCACCATACCACCGAGGTAAACACAGACTTTACTCCGGATGAATCTAGTAGGACTACTCAACTTTTTTACTCGACAACAACAGAAAGTTCTGTCGAAACGCCGATCCCCACAATACATCCCGAGCCACCAGCCAGTACCACTTCAGTGATCACAATAGAGAGCACCACATCCGTAACACAACCACCCATCTTGACGACAGCGAAATCTGGATACTCCTATCGCACCCCCACTACCCTCACCCATTAG
- the LOC6613777 gene encoding uncharacterized protein LOC6613777 isoform X2 — protein sequence MLRTISICVLIVFSGAIMAEGKPFLIKVFAPSGGYSSASYQNAVGASPVTSQLISSLISSKIQLLNNVLQTKSSSGGFRIGFNKSVNFFGPTSATSTTEKPVTHHTTEKVLSKRRSPQYIPSHQPVPLQ from the exons ATGCTGAGAACTATATCGATTTGTGTGCTCATCGTCTTCAGTGGGGCCATCATGGCAGAAGGAAAACCTTTCCTTATTAAGGTTTTCGCTCCCAGCGGTG GCTACTCCAGTGCCAGTTACCAGAATGCAGTGGGAGCATCGCCTGTCACCAGTCAGCTTATCTCTAGTCTTATCTCATCAAAAATTCAACTGTTGAACAACGTGCTACAGACCAAGTCTTCTTCCGGGGGCTTCCGCATTGGTTTCAATAAGTCTGTAAATTTCTTTGGCCCCACTAGCGCCACGAGCACCACCGAAAAGCCTGTGACCCACCATACCACCGAG AAAGTTCTGTCGAAACGCCGATCCCCACAATACATCCCGAGCCACCAGCCAGTACCACTTCAGTGA